In the Streptomyces formicae genome, one interval contains:
- the gatC gene encoding Asp-tRNA(Asn)/Glu-tRNA(Gln) amidotransferase subunit GatC, with protein MPGITREEVAHLARLARLELKAEELDHFAGQLDDIIGAVARVSEVADQDVPPTSHPLPLTNVMRADEVRPSLTPEQALSGAPAQEQQRFKVPQILGED; from the coding sequence ATGCCTGGCATTACGCGCGAGGAGGTCGCCCACCTCGCCCGCCTTGCACGTCTGGAGCTGAAGGCCGAGGAGCTCGACCACTTCGCCGGACAGCTCGACGACATCATCGGCGCGGTCGCCCGCGTCTCGGAGGTCGCCGACCAAGACGTACCGCCGACCTCGCACCCGCTGCCGCTGACGAACGTCATGCGCGCGGACGAGGTCCGTCCGTCGCTCACCCCCGAGCAGGCGCTCTCTGGCGCCCCGGCCCAGGAGCAGCAGCGTTTCAAGGTGCCGCAGATCCTGGGGGAGGACTAA
- a CDS encoding putative bifunctional diguanylate cyclase/phosphodiesterase has product MEPTESAAPDSRLRARLWRAPGAWLRGRREAPTTSTTLGTAPAGTGALSTAIEPRERAWSGPEGRSPDSPCPLSTPGGSSVPPVREPWPLLPVVIVTAAAVLLGTAVFQALTGRHPLFPAGTAGWSLAVLTGLIVGHLVALGRDRWWGGTGSGGALTVAVLLLYGWVPAGLVSLTVVVLVGAARRHRWRQGVLHGAVDILGIGAGALTLAAFGTAPTTESPWLPETWDLYTAFEVALVAVAYLAVTRVLLWYVHAPRTGALPTVTRTALVRQGLLGIALLGIAPLICVVAISLPILLPLFAIPLVALDSTLWIARARAEEQLRDPLTGLPNRQWLLERTWTALDDAERIGARAALMLIDMDRFRSVNDTLGHLAGDRLLLQIADRLRLALPRGAEAARLGGDEFAVLLPIADSTTSATRVARQLVAALGSPLDLDGLTLVLEASAGLAVFPDHALDAEGLLRRADVAMYQAKRDRTGVEVYESKRDSNTPDRLGLLGDLRRALDAGDVELHYQPKVRFDGQVAGLEALVRWVHPERGKVPPDEFIAIAESSGLMPHLTEYVLETALGQVAKWQAQGLKVPVAVNVSPRDVHTPGFAGAVAARLARHGVPPGALQLEITEHVLLEDPQRAADTLAGLTGHGVKMSLDDFGTGYSSLVHLRRLPVSELKIDRSFVARLAVDNEDAEIVRCTVDLAHSLGLLVVAEGVEDDETWERLRDLGCDAVQGWLVAAAMPAEETTAWLRARGSRGWQRPADLAAARAAAAAAGKADPTETPNAAEHPSGQAVQ; this is encoded by the coding sequence ATGGAACCGACCGAGAGCGCCGCCCCGGACTCACGGCTGCGCGCGCGCCTGTGGCGCGCGCCGGGAGCCTGGCTGCGTGGCCGCCGGGAAGCACCGACCACCAGCACCACCCTGGGCACGGCCCCGGCTGGGACGGGGGCGCTGAGCACGGCGATAGAACCCCGCGAGCGCGCCTGGAGCGGCCCCGAGGGACGCTCCCCGGACAGTCCCTGCCCCTTGTCGACGCCCGGCGGCTCCTCCGTGCCGCCCGTCCGCGAGCCCTGGCCGCTGCTGCCCGTCGTGATCGTCACCGCCGCCGCGGTGCTGCTCGGCACCGCCGTCTTCCAGGCGCTCACGGGCAGACACCCGCTCTTTCCCGCGGGCACCGCGGGCTGGTCCCTCGCGGTCCTCACGGGCCTCATCGTGGGCCATCTGGTGGCCCTGGGCCGCGACCGCTGGTGGGGCGGCACGGGATCGGGCGGCGCGCTGACCGTCGCCGTCCTGCTGCTGTACGGCTGGGTGCCCGCGGGCCTGGTCAGCCTCACCGTCGTCGTCCTGGTCGGCGCGGCCCGCAGACACCGCTGGCGGCAGGGCGTGCTGCACGGCGCCGTCGACATCCTCGGCATCGGCGCGGGCGCGCTCACGCTCGCCGCGTTCGGCACCGCGCCGACGACCGAGTCGCCCTGGCTGCCCGAGACCTGGGACCTGTACACCGCGTTCGAGGTGGCGCTCGTCGCCGTCGCCTATCTCGCCGTCACCCGCGTCCTGCTCTGGTACGTGCACGCGCCACGCACCGGCGCCCTGCCGACCGTCACCCGCACGGCCCTGGTCAGGCAGGGTCTCCTCGGCATCGCGCTGCTCGGCATCGCGCCGCTGATCTGCGTGGTGGCGATCTCCCTGCCGATCCTGCTGCCGCTCTTCGCGATCCCGCTGGTCGCGCTCGACTCCACCCTGTGGATCGCCAGGGCCAGGGCGGAGGAGCAGTTGCGCGACCCGCTGACCGGGCTGCCCAACCGGCAGTGGCTCCTGGAGCGCACCTGGACGGCGCTCGACGACGCCGAGCGGATCGGCGCGCGCGCCGCCTTAATGCTCATCGACATGGACCGCTTCCGTTCGGTCAACGACACGCTCGGCCACCTCGCGGGTGACCGGCTGCTGTTGCAGATAGCCGACCGGCTGCGGCTCGCGCTGCCGCGCGGCGCGGAGGCGGCCAGGCTCGGCGGCGACGAGTTCGCGGTGCTCCTGCCGATCGCCGACTCCACGACGTCGGCCACGCGCGTGGCGCGCCAGCTGGTCGCGGCGCTCGGCTCGCCGCTCGACCTGGACGGGCTGACGCTGGTCCTGGAGGCCAGCGCGGGCCTCGCCGTCTTCCCCGACCACGCGCTCGACGCGGAGGGACTCCTGCGCCGGGCGGACGTCGCGATGTACCAGGCGAAGCGGGACCGCACGGGCGTCGAGGTCTACGAGTCCAAGCGCGACTCCAACACCCCCGACCGGCTCGGCCTGTTGGGGGACCTGCGGCGGGCGCTCGACGCGGGCGACGTGGAGCTGCACTACCAGCCCAAGGTCCGCTTCGACGGACAGGTCGCGGGACTCGAGGCGCTGGTGCGGTGGGTGCACCCCGAGCGCGGCAAGGTGCCGCCGGACGAGTTCATCGCCATCGCCGAGTCCTCGGGGCTCATGCCGCACCTCACGGAGTACGTCCTGGAGACGGCTCTCGGACAGGTCGCCAAGTGGCAGGCGCAGGGCCTGAAGGTCCCCGTCGCGGTCAACGTCTCCCCGCGTGACGTCCACACCCCCGGCTTCGCGGGCGCCGTCGCCGCGCGCCTGGCCCGGCACGGAGTCCCCCCGGGCGCCCTGCAGTTGGAGATAACGGAGCACGTGCTCCTGGAGGATCCGCAGCGGGCCGCCGACACCCTGGCCGGGCTCACCGGACACGGCGTCAAGATGTCCCTCGACGACTTCGGCACGGGCTACTCCTCGCTCGTGCACCTGCGCCGCCTGCCGGTGAGCGAGCTGAAGATCGACCGTTCCTTCGTGGCGCGCCTCGCCGTGGACAACGAGGACGCGGAGATCGTCCGCTGCACGGTGGACCTCGCGCACTCGCTCGGGCTGCTCGTCGTCGCCGAGGGCGTCGAGGACGACGAGACGTGGGAGCGGCTGCGCGACCTCGGCTGTGACGCCGTGCAGGGCTGGCTGGTCGCCGCGGCGATGCCCGCGGAGGAGACCACGGCCTGGCTGCGGGCGCGCGGTTCGCGCGGCTGGCAGCGCCCCGCGGACCTCGCCGCGGCGCGGGCGGCGGCGGCAGCGGCGGGCAAGGCCGACCCGACCGAGACGCCGAACGCCGCGGAGCACCCGTCGGGACAGGCGGTGCAGTAG
- the ligA gene encoding NAD-dependent DNA ligase LigA, with product MAVEQQGSVPAEARDQHAQLAEQIEEHRFRYYVKDQPVVSDAEFDKLLRSLEALEEEYPELRTPDSPTQKVAGAYETEFTSVEHRERMLSLDNAFDDEELAAWADRVAKDVGSPGYHFLCELKVDGLAVNLTYEDGKLTRAATRGDGRTGEDITPNVRTIADIPDRLEGDRVPALVEIRGEVFFPMEKFEELNARLVEAGDKPFANPRNAAAGSLRQKDPRITATRPLHMVVHGIGAREGFDIDCLSHAYELLHEWGLPTAQHNKVVDDLQGVRDFIAYFGENRHSVAHEIDGVVVKLDEIPLQGRLGSTSRAPRWAIAWKYAPEEVNTKLINIRVGVGRTGRVTPYAQVEPVTVAGSEVEFATLHNQDVVKKKGVFIGDTVVLRKAGDVIPEILGPVVDLRDGSEREFVMPAECPECGTPLRPMKEGDIDLRCPNAQTCPAQLRERLFYLAGRKSLDIENFGYVAAAALTRPLEPADPPIRDEGDIFDLKIEELLPIKSYVLDQDSGLPKRDPKTGEEKVVTFFANQKGEAKKNSLAMLENIAAAKDRPLARVLTGLSIRHVGPVAAEALAREFRSIDRIEQATEEELAVVEGVGGTIAASVKQWFAEEWHREILRKWRAAGVRMEEEASGEDEGPRPLEGLTVVVTGTLEHHTRDGAKEALQSRGAKVTGSVSKKTAFVVVGDNPGSKYDKAMQLKVPVLNEEGFAVLLEQGPDAAKEVALPTEE from the coding sequence CGGTCGTCAGCGACGCCGAGTTCGACAAGCTCCTGCGTTCTCTCGAAGCCCTGGAGGAGGAGTATCCGGAGCTGCGCACGCCGGATTCGCCCACCCAGAAGGTCGCCGGCGCGTACGAGACGGAGTTCACCTCGGTCGAGCACCGCGAGCGGATGCTCTCCCTGGACAACGCCTTCGACGACGAGGAGCTTGCCGCCTGGGCCGACCGCGTGGCCAAGGACGTCGGCTCGCCGGGCTACCACTTCCTGTGCGAGCTGAAGGTCGACGGCCTCGCGGTCAACCTCACCTACGAGGACGGCAAGCTGACCCGCGCCGCGACCCGCGGCGACGGCCGCACCGGCGAGGACATCACGCCCAACGTCCGCACGATCGCCGACATCCCCGACCGCCTCGAAGGCGACCGCGTGCCCGCCCTCGTCGAGATCCGCGGCGAGGTCTTCTTCCCGATGGAGAAGTTCGAGGAGCTGAACGCCCGCCTGGTGGAGGCGGGCGACAAGCCCTTCGCCAACCCGCGCAACGCGGCGGCGGGTTCGCTGCGCCAGAAGGACCCGCGCATCACGGCCACGCGCCCGCTGCACATGGTCGTGCACGGCATCGGCGCCCGCGAGGGCTTCGACATCGACTGCCTCAGCCACGCCTACGAGCTGCTCCACGAATGGGGCCTGCCCACCGCCCAGCACAACAAGGTGGTCGACGACCTCCAGGGCGTCCGCGACTTCATCGCGTACTTCGGGGAGAACCGCCACTCCGTGGCGCACGAGATCGACGGCGTCGTCGTCAAGCTCGACGAGATCCCGCTCCAGGGCCGCCTCGGCTCCACCTCGCGCGCCCCGCGCTGGGCCATCGCCTGGAAGTACGCGCCCGAGGAGGTCAACACCAAGCTCATCAACATCCGCGTGGGCGTCGGCCGCACCGGCCGCGTCACGCCGTACGCCCAGGTGGAACCCGTCACCGTGGCGGGCTCCGAGGTCGAGTTCGCGACCCTGCACAACCAGGACGTGGTGAAGAAGAAGGGCGTCTTCATCGGCGACACGGTCGTGCTGCGCAAGGCGGGCGACGTCATCCCGGAGATCCTCGGCCCCGTCGTGGACCTGCGGGACGGCAGCGAGCGGGAGTTCGTGATGCCCGCCGAGTGCCCCGAGTGCGGTACGCCGCTGCGGCCCATGAAGGAGGGCGACATCGACCTCCGCTGCCCCAACGCCCAGACGTGCCCCGCCCAGTTGCGTGAACGTCTCTTCTACCTGGCGGGCCGCAAGAGCCTGGACATCGAGAACTTCGGGTACGTCGCGGCGGCCGCGCTCACCAGGCCCCTGGAGCCCGCCGATCCGCCGATCCGCGACGAGGGCGACATCTTCGACCTGAAGATCGAGGAACTGCTCCCCATCAAGTCGTACGTCCTGGACCAGGATTCCGGCCTGCCCAAGCGCGACCCGAAGACCGGCGAGGAGAAGGTCGTCACCTTCTTCGCCAACCAGAAGGGCGAGGCGAAGAAGAACTCCCTCGCCATGCTGGAGAACATCGCGGCGGCCAAGGACCGGCCGCTCGCCCGCGTCCTCACGGGCCTCTCGATCCGGCACGTGGGACCGGTGGCCGCCGAGGCGCTCGCCCGCGAGTTCCGGTCCATCGACCGCATCGAGCAGGCGACGGAGGAGGAGCTGGCCGTGGTGGAGGGCGTCGGCGGCACCATCGCCGCCTCCGTCAAACAGTGGTTCGCCGAGGAGTGGCACCGCGAGATCCTGCGCAAGTGGCGGGCGGCGGGCGTCCGCATGGAGGAAGAGGCGAGCGGCGAGGACGAGGGGCCCCGACCCCTCGAGGGACTCACGGTCGTGGTGACCGGAACGCTCGAGCACCACACCCGGGATGGCGCGAAAGAGGCGTTGCAGAGCCGTGGCGCCAAGGTCACCGGTTCCGTTTCGAAGAAGACCGCGTTCGTGGTTGTCGGGGACAACCCCGGATCGAAGTACGACAAGGCCATGCAACTGAAGGTTCCGGTTCTCAACGAGGAAGGCTTCGCTGTCCTGCTCGAACAGGGACCGGACGCGGCGAAGGAAGTCGCGCTTCCGACCGAGGAGTAG
- a CDS encoding isopeptide-forming domain-containing fimbrial protein, giving the protein MPRSRLRGSSPPLRKLLAQLLALAVLASGLVLFGAGSAAADSWAVEGEENPSTFDCDHLYYSNYRSGMEFANDASGDATIKNTVITKRKTANPVDYWSTSMAMGKDPDDASRTAAIYQDFNTNKIYKHVSGTNTVTDEIVGGATRTAPSGYTWGGITVNPANGMLYGAQNGGTAKNFFAMDLATGTITNYTNIADWAPAGTPWRGGTLVPDMFVDNSGGVYVGVFSGSNTYLYRIDFAARKVELVTKITGAGTGNGFNNYGMAYFHGSVYLGYYNGNLYKVNPKTGVSVEVGGLAQNNQTGRITSEGGGSWAITDLASCAVAPDLTSNIEIEKSADKKTAKPGDTVTYTVTVKNTGDGAATGVEVKDDLSGVVDDATYNDDAVARTGGGRAVTQPTYSAATKKLNWRGDIAAGATVTLTYSVTVGKPPKGDKKLTNSAVSEKSNCGEDTADAACSSEVPVALLDIKKTASPAKAKPGDKVTYTITVRNLGEADWKDAAVTDDLTDVVDDARYNLDGKATKADGSRAPGSVSYSSADKKLRYVGTVAKGATITITYTVTVGDPPPGNKKLTNTVVGPDGSNCAAGSKDPDCGTVTPVGGLVIKKTSSKADAKPGDKVTYTLTAENVGGAEAKDVTLTDDLTGVVDDATYGDDAVARTDGTNTATQPSYATATKKLTWTGDIAAGKKVTITYTVTVGKPPKGDKKLTNAVVGPDDSTCPAGGTKADCGTSTPVGVLEIKKSVSRSEAKPGDRVTYTVTVENTGEAAYEGASFTDDLSGVLDDATWDDVVTRTAGSTAFDADGKTFTWSGDVAKGAKVTVTYRVTVGKPPRGDKKLTNAVTGPEGSNCPAKSTDPDCAKTTEIRSLKIKKTASPKIPRTGGKVTYTVTVENTGTVDYDGATFTDDLTDVLDDATWDDSATANPGTTAYDATAKTLTWTGDLAVGAKATVTYTVTVTNAGDKYLRNVVTGDTSGNCPPDSKDPDCRTVLPEPGLEIKKTSSAKKAEPGDVITYTVTVHNKKSTAYKDATFTDDLTGVLDDATWNDAVTKTSGTTDYDAAKKAFTWTGDVAGGATVTVTYKVTVGKPPKGDKKLKNVVVGPDDSTCEKDSKNGDCSSETPVGVLEIKKTVSPAAAKPGQTVTYTVTVKNTGEADYEGAAFTDDLSGVLDDAAWDDDATATAGTTRFDEPGEKFHWNGKVAKGATVTVTYKVTVGKPPKGDKKLANAVVGPEGSTCPEGSTDPDCRKVTPLAQLEAEKTSSVKQVTKGQRVTYTVTIRNTGGGDYDGATLTDDLTGVLDDADWNDDATATTGTTDFDRPKLTWTGDVAKGATVTLTYSVTVHLKGDKKLTNTVVVPGSNCEKGSGDPDCETVVPPKPEPHGEPRLDITKTGAPSPATAGGTVGYTLVIRNTGTARYKGAKVSDDLGGVLDDASYNGDARASAGRVAFAAPRLTWTGDLAVGAVATVRYSVTVHDPLSGDKRLRNTVTGGDKSNCPLPMPARSSRAGRAPIDPDCSTDTRVRALKLHKSAEPAGKVKRGDTVVFVISATNTGTADYERASFTDDLANVLDDAAYNGDARADAGTVRRSGDSLEWSGPLAAGETATVTYSVTVRRDGKGDGKLRNAVVSTTPGGNCRTGEEPGCRVTPEVTPPVTPPPPPPVLPETGTDRLWALGAVAALLLGGAGLLLAARRRR; this is encoded by the coding sequence GTGCCCCGATCGCGTTTGCGCGGCAGTTCGCCGCCGTTGCGGAAACTCCTCGCCCAGCTGCTCGCGCTGGCGGTGCTGGCCTCGGGGCTCGTCCTGTTCGGCGCGGGGTCCGCGGCCGCCGACAGCTGGGCGGTGGAAGGCGAGGAGAACCCCTCCACCTTCGACTGCGACCACCTGTACTACAGCAACTACCGCTCCGGGATGGAGTTCGCCAACGACGCCTCGGGCGACGCCACGATCAAGAACACGGTGATCACCAAGCGGAAGACGGCGAACCCGGTCGACTACTGGTCGACCAGCATGGCGATGGGCAAGGACCCGGACGACGCGTCCAGGACCGCGGCCATCTACCAGGACTTCAACACGAACAAGATCTACAAGCATGTCTCGGGGACCAACACCGTCACCGACGAGATCGTGGGCGGGGCCACCCGCACCGCGCCCTCCGGGTACACCTGGGGCGGCATCACGGTCAATCCGGCGAACGGCATGCTGTACGGGGCGCAGAACGGCGGCACGGCCAAGAACTTCTTCGCGATGGACCTGGCCACAGGGACGATCACGAACTACACGAACATCGCCGACTGGGCACCGGCCGGTACCCCCTGGCGCGGCGGCACGCTGGTTCCCGACATGTTCGTGGACAACAGCGGCGGCGTGTACGTCGGCGTCTTCTCCGGCAGCAACACCTACCTCTACCGCATCGACTTCGCGGCCAGGAAGGTGGAGCTGGTCACCAAGATCACCGGCGCGGGCACGGGCAACGGCTTCAACAACTACGGCATGGCCTACTTCCACGGGTCGGTCTACCTCGGCTACTACAACGGCAACCTCTACAAGGTGAACCCCAAGACCGGGGTCTCCGTGGAGGTCGGCGGTCTGGCGCAGAACAACCAGACGGGCCGTATCACGTCCGAGGGCGGTGGTAGCTGGGCCATCACCGACCTGGCGAGCTGTGCCGTCGCGCCCGATCTGACCAGCAACATCGAGATCGAGAAGAGCGCGGACAAGAAGACCGCGAAGCCGGGCGACACCGTCACGTACACGGTCACCGTCAAGAACACCGGTGACGGGGCCGCCACCGGCGTCGAGGTCAAGGATGACCTCTCGGGCGTCGTCGACGACGCGACGTACAACGACGACGCCGTGGCCAGGACAGGGGGCGGCAGGGCCGTCACCCAGCCGACCTACAGCGCGGCGACGAAGAAGCTGAACTGGAGAGGCGACATCGCGGCGGGCGCGACCGTCACGCTCACCTACTCCGTGACGGTGGGGAAGCCGCCGAAGGGCGACAAGAAGCTGACGAACTCGGCGGTGTCGGAGAAGAGCAATTGCGGTGAGGACACCGCCGACGCCGCCTGCTCCTCCGAAGTGCCCGTCGCCCTCCTCGACATCAAGAAGACGGCGTCGCCCGCGAAGGCCAAGCCGGGCGACAAGGTCACGTACACGATCACCGTCCGCAACCTGGGCGAGGCCGACTGGAAGGACGCCGCGGTCACCGACGACCTGACGGACGTGGTGGACGACGCGCGCTACAACCTCGACGGCAAAGCGACGAAGGCCGACGGGAGCCGGGCCCCCGGCTCCGTCTCCTACAGCAGCGCGGACAAGAAGCTGCGCTACGTCGGCACCGTCGCCAAGGGCGCGACCATCACGATCACCTACACGGTCACCGTGGGCGATCCGCCGCCGGGCAACAAGAAGCTGACGAACACCGTCGTCGGCCCGGACGGCTCCAACTGCGCTGCCGGGTCGAAGGATCCGGACTGCGGGACGGTCACCCCCGTCGGCGGACTCGTCATCAAGAAGACGTCCTCCAAGGCCGACGCCAAGCCGGGCGACAAGGTCACGTACACGCTCACGGCGGAGAACGTCGGCGGCGCCGAGGCCAAGGACGTCACCCTCACCGACGACCTGACGGGCGTGGTGGACGACGCGACGTACGGCGACGACGCGGTGGCCAGGACGGACGGCACGAACACCGCCACGCAGCCGAGCTACGCCACCGCGACCAAGAAGCTCACGTGGACCGGTGACATCGCCGCGGGCAAGAAGGTGACGATCACCTACACGGTCACGGTCGGCAAGCCGCCCAAGGGCGACAAGAAGCTGACCAACGCCGTGGTCGGCCCCGACGACTCGACCTGTCCGGCGGGCGGCACCAAGGCGGACTGCGGGACATCGACCCCCGTCGGCGTACTGGAGATCAAGAAGAGCGTCAGCAGGAGCGAGGCGAAGCCGGGGGACCGGGTGACGTACACCGTCACGGTCGAGAACACGGGCGAGGCCGCGTACGAGGGAGCCTCCTTCACGGACGACCTCTCCGGGGTGCTCGACGACGCCACTTGGGACGACGTCGTCACCAGGACCGCGGGCAGCACCGCCTTCGACGCCGACGGCAAGACCTTCACCTGGAGCGGGGACGTCGCCAAGGGCGCGAAGGTCACCGTCACCTACCGGGTGACGGTCGGCAAGCCGCCCAGGGGCGACAAGAAGCTGACCAACGCCGTCACGGGCCCGGAGGGGTCCAACTGCCCGGCGAAGAGCACCGATCCGGACTGCGCGAAGACGACCGAGATCCGCTCCCTGAAGATCAAGAAGACCGCGTCGCCGAAGATCCCGCGGACCGGCGGCAAGGTCACCTACACGGTCACCGTCGAGAACACCGGCACCGTCGACTACGACGGCGCCACCTTCACCGACGACCTGACGGACGTCCTCGACGACGCCACGTGGGACGACAGCGCCACCGCGAACCCCGGTACGACGGCGTACGACGCCACGGCGAAGACGCTCACCTGGACCGGTGACCTCGCCGTCGGCGCCAAGGCCACCGTCACCTACACCGTCACGGTGACCAACGCGGGCGACAAGTACCTGCGCAACGTGGTCACCGGCGACACCTCGGGCAACTGCCCGCCGGACTCCAAGGATCCGGACTGCCGCACGGTGCTCCCCGAGCCCGGCCTGGAGATCAAGAAGACCTCGTCGGCGAAGAAGGCCGAGCCCGGCGACGTGATCACCTACACCGTCACCGTGCACAACAAGAAGTCCACCGCGTACAAGGACGCCACCTTCACCGACGACCTGACCGGCGTGCTCGACGACGCCACCTGGAACGACGCGGTCACCAAGACCTCGGGGACGACCGACTACGACGCCGCGAAGAAGGCGTTCACCTGGACCGGCGACGTGGCCGGTGGCGCGACGGTCACGGTCACCTACAAGGTCACGGTCGGCAAGCCGCCCAAGGGCGACAAGAAGCTGAAGAACGTGGTCGTCGGCCCCGACGACTCCACGTGCGAGAAGGACAGCAAGAACGGCGACTGCTCCTCCGAGACGCCCGTCGGGGTCCTGGAGATCAAGAAGACCGTGTCGCCCGCCGCCGCCAAGCCGGGCCAGACGGTGACGTACACCGTGACGGTCAAGAACACCGGAGAGGCGGACTACGAAGGCGCCGCCTTCACCGACGACCTCTCCGGAGTCCTCGACGACGCGGCCTGGGACGACGACGCGACCGCCACGGCGGGCACGACGCGGTTCGACGAGCCGGGCGAGAAGTTCCACTGGAACGGCAAGGTGGCCAAGGGCGCGACGGTCACCGTCACCTATAAGGTCACGGTCGGCAAGCCCCCGAAGGGCGACAAGAAGCTGGCCAACGCCGTGGTCGGTCCCGAAGGATCCACCTGCCCCGAAGGGTCCACCGACCCGGACTGCCGCAAGGTGACGCCGCTGGCCCAGCTCGAGGCCGAGAAGACCAGCTCGGTCAAGCAGGTGACCAAGGGGCAGCGGGTCACGTACACCGTCACGATCAGGAACACCGGCGGCGGCGACTACGACGGTGCCACGCTCACCGACGACCTCACCGGCGTGCTCGACGACGCCGACTGGAACGACGACGCGACGGCGACCACGGGGACGACGGACTTCGACCGGCCGAAGCTGACCTGGACCGGCGACGTCGCCAAGGGCGCGACCGTCACCCTCACCTACTCGGTCACCGTCCACCTCAAGGGCGACAAGAAGCTCACCAACACGGTCGTCGTGCCCGGCTCGAACTGCGAGAAGGGCTCCGGCGACCCGGACTGCGAGACGGTCGTGCCGCCCAAGCCCGAGCCGCACGGCGAGCCCCGGCTCGACATCACCAAGACCGGGGCGCCGTCCCCGGCCACCGCGGGCGGCACGGTCGGCTACACCCTGGTCATCCGCAACACCGGCACCGCCCGCTACAAGGGAGCCAAGGTCAGCGACGACCTCGGCGGCGTCCTCGACGACGCCTCCTACAACGGGGACGCGCGGGCGAGCGCGGGCCGGGTCGCGTTCGCCGCGCCTCGACTGACGTGGACCGGCGACCTGGCGGTCGGCGCCGTCGCGACCGTCCGCTACTCCGTCACCGTGCACGACCCGCTCAGCGGCGACAAGCGGCTGCGCAACACGGTCACCGGCGGCGACAAGTCCAACTGCCCGCTGCCGATGCCCGCCCGGTCCTCGCGCGCCGGGCGCGCGCCGATCGATCCCGACTGCTCCACCGACACCCGCGTCCGCGCGCTGAAGCTGCACAAGAGCGCCGAACCCGCGGGCAAGGTGAAGCGGGGCGACACGGTCGTCTTCGTGATCTCCGCCACCAACACCGGCACCGCCGACTACGAGCGGGCTTCCTTCACCGACGACCTGGCGAACGTGCTCGACGACGCGGCGTACAACGGCGACGCCCGCGCCGACGCGGGCACCGTCCGACGCTCCGGCGACAGCCTGGAGTGGAGCGGCCCGCTGGCCGCCGGTGAGACGGCCACCGTCACGTACTCGGTCACCGTCCGCCGTGACGGCAAGGGCGACGGGAAGCTGCGCAACGCGGTCGTCTCCACCACCCCGGGCGGCAACTGCCGTACGGGTGAGGAGCCGGGCTGCCGGGTGACGCCCGAGGTGACGCCGCCCGTGACCCCGCCGCCCCCGCCGCCGGTGCTCCCCGAGACCGGCACCGACCGGCTCTGGGCGCTCGGCGCGGTCGCGGCACTGCTGCTCGGCGGCGCGGGTCTCCTCCTGGCAGCCAGGAGGCGCCGCTGA